In Pseudomonadota bacterium, the following proteins share a genomic window:
- a CDS encoding exodeoxyribonuclease VII small subunit, whose protein sequence is MAKKDSTPDFEQSLAELETLVEQMESGELTLENSLAQFERGMELTKTCQVALHAAQLRVDTLLEQPADEGAGPLEDSD, encoded by the coding sequence ATGGCAAAAAAGGATTCCACACCAGATTTTGAACAGTCGCTGGCCGAGCTGGAAACGCTGGTGGAGCAGATGGAAAGTGGTGAGCTCACGCTCGAGAATTCGTTGGCACAGTTTGAAAGGGGCATGGAGCTGACCAAAACCTGCCAGGTGGCCCTCCATGCCGCCCAGCTGCGTGTCGATACGCTGCTGGAACAACCCGCCGACGAGGGAGCCGGGCCGCTTGAAGACTCGGATTGA
- a CDS encoding tetratricopeptide repeat protein: MLRAAVLSGWLAWGAPAPDFDECLSSGAEDARPLVGACERWLDDTARPQSDRTKLYIHLAMLHAQWDELVKANQYLETALLRDPGLLEDNLYRYNWLRQKGIIELRQEDYRAALPYFEAALQIVRRLGRDLLAATVHNDLGTIHREMGNYRASLAAFERSLELLKAGPADYRSGLTLANIAGVYRDMGSVDEARLYLDRALAIHRRAQQADPDSADYIESFIAHVYEDLGATEMAAGELATAAAHLDDAARRYRQLTRNAELARVLVLKGRLANAQGDPEGALAILDEATELVRRLEQRQLLELEPELARVYLQLGRAQEARAIATGALARARETRQARIALSLQRLLVDIHTSLNEPELALAAMKDYVDGYEKLLEAKFAQDFSALRTRIEIDEQRKANELLEKDNEIAALTVSRQRIALLSAGMLVLLAGTIVTWVWRNKRRAEAHLHGELAAHRSELMDLSRQSGRLLDLLDSTPYPLLCIDEGGRIVHANAACRDWFPKPFADGDNLRAVDPELLAQVTRIDPDTKDTHELTTAASPDGARATVSVRSLDQSDGYRLILIQSSEDAATATAALAQIADQSQRAAEENRAAYRQALVDLMLACVNAWEAVTGDDRIALAEQSSIWQVAIDDGRVRTRTMEKYLSLQRLPQRPRWRQVVRTCRYILLNCQLSAAQRRSLEELLEGFLRLERSRALES; the protein is encoded by the coding sequence TTGCTGCGCGCGGCGGTCCTCAGCGGCTGGCTGGCGTGGGGCGCTCCCGCCCCGGATTTTGACGAGTGCCTGTCCAGCGGCGCGGAGGACGCGCGACCGCTGGTCGGCGCGTGCGAGCGGTGGCTGGATGACACCGCGAGACCTCAGTCCGACCGAACCAAGCTCTACATCCATCTGGCCATGCTCCACGCCCAGTGGGATGAGCTGGTCAAGGCAAACCAGTACCTCGAAACAGCCCTCCTGCGCGACCCTGGCCTCCTGGAGGACAACCTCTATCGCTACAACTGGCTGAGGCAAAAGGGGATCATAGAACTTCGGCAGGAGGACTATCGGGCGGCGCTGCCGTATTTTGAGGCCGCGCTCCAAATCGTTCGCAGGCTCGGTCGAGATCTGCTCGCCGCCACCGTCCACAACGATCTGGGCACGATCCATCGGGAGATGGGCAACTACCGTGCATCGCTGGCGGCGTTTGAGCGGTCTCTTGAGCTGCTCAAGGCAGGTCCGGCGGATTATCGGAGCGGGCTGACCCTGGCCAACATCGCTGGCGTGTATCGTGATATGGGTAGCGTCGATGAGGCTCGTCTCTACCTTGACCGAGCGCTGGCGATACACCGGCGCGCCCAACAGGCGGACCCCGACTCCGCGGACTACATCGAAAGCTTTATCGCCCACGTCTACGAGGATCTTGGGGCGACCGAAATGGCGGCGGGCGAGCTCGCCACCGCGGCCGCTCACCTCGATGACGCTGCGAGGCGCTATCGGCAGCTCACGCGGAACGCCGAGCTTGCGCGGGTGCTGGTACTCAAGGGGCGTCTGGCCAATGCACAGGGGGATCCAGAGGGCGCGCTGGCGATCCTCGATGAGGCCACCGAACTGGTTCGCCGACTGGAGCAACGGCAGCTGCTCGAGCTCGAGCCCGAGCTTGCTCGGGTTTATCTCCAGCTCGGACGTGCCCAGGAGGCCAGAGCCATCGCGACAGGCGCGCTGGCGCGCGCACGCGAAACCCGACAAGCCCGTATCGCGCTTTCGCTGCAGCGGCTGCTGGTGGATATCCATACTTCCCTGAACGAGCCGGAGCTGGCGCTGGCCGCCATGAAGGATTACGTCGACGGCTATGAAAAGCTGCTGGAGGCAAAGTTTGCCCAGGATTTCTCGGCGCTCAGGACCCGCATCGAAATCGACGAGCAGCGGAAAGCCAACGAGCTGCTGGAGAAGGACAACGAGATCGCGGCGCTGACCGTCAGCCGCCAGCGAATCGCCCTGCTGTCAGCAGGCATGCTTGTGCTGCTGGCGGGTACCATCGTGACCTGGGTCTGGCGGAACAAGCGGCGCGCCGAGGCACACCTTCACGGCGAGCTGGCCGCCCATCGTTCCGAGCTGATGGACCTGTCGCGTCAGAGCGGTCGGCTGCTCGACCTGCTCGACAGCACTCCGTATCCGCTGCTGTGTATCGATGAGGGCGGGCGCATCGTGCACGCAAACGCCGCCTGTCGAGACTGGTTTCCGAAACCTTTTGCCGATGGTGACAACCTTCGCGCCGTCGATCCCGAGCTCCTGGCGCAGGTCACGCGGATTGATCCAGACACGAAGGACACCCATGAGCTGACCACAGCCGCGTCGCCTGACGGCGCTCGAGCCACGGTCTCGGTGCGGTCCCTGGATCAAAGCGACGGCTACCGGCTGATCCTGATCCAGTCATCCGAAGACGCGGCAACGGCGACGGCAGCGCTCGCGCAGATCGCGGACCAGTCGCAGCGGGCGGCGGAGGAAAATCGTGCCGCCTACCGGCAGGCCCTGGTCGATCTGATGCTCGCCTGCGTCAACGCGTGGGAGGCCGTGACCGGCGATGACCGGATCGCGTTGGCGGAGCAAAGCAGTATCTGGCAGGTGGCGATTGACGATGGCCGCGTCAGGACCCGCACAATGGAGAAGTATCTCTCTCTGCAGCGCTTGCCGCAGCGGCCGCGCTGGAGGCAGGTTGTGCGAACCTGTCGCTACATCCTGCTCAATTGCCAGCTTTCAGCGGCACAACGTCGGTCTCTCGAGGAGCTGCTTGAAGGGTTTCTGCGCCTCGAGCGAAGCCGTGCTCTGGAGTCGTAG
- a CDS encoding polyprenyl synthetase family protein, translated as MKTRIDALTRQINDVLATHLPTADVAPERLHEAMRYAVFNGGKRIRPLFSYGAAAALKVDDRQVDDIAAAVELIHAYSLIHDDLPAMDDDDLRRGKPSVHRQFDEALAILAGDALQALAFRVLVQGAADKADVAVTALADACGSVGMAGGQAVDLAAVGKTLTLDQLSGMHRLKTGALIRCSLALPALLYSADAAHVTALTTYGEAVGLAFQIHDDVLDVEGSTEELGKPSGSDSDSNKPTYPACIGLDASRTMANRLVEEARDQLTLLPGDTELLAYLAGFSIERRS; from the coding sequence TTGAAGACTCGGATTGATGCGCTAACCCGGCAAATTAACGACGTACTTGCGACGCATCTGCCGACCGCCGACGTCGCGCCGGAGCGGCTTCATGAGGCGATGCGTTACGCTGTTTTCAACGGCGGTAAACGAATCAGACCCCTGTTCAGCTATGGTGCCGCCGCGGCTCTCAAGGTGGACGATCGCCAGGTGGACGACATCGCAGCCGCGGTGGAGCTAATACACGCCTACTCGCTGATCCACGATGACCTGCCGGCGATGGATGACGACGACTTGCGGCGTGGCAAACCCTCAGTCCATCGACAGTTCGACGAAGCCCTGGCCATTCTCGCGGGTGACGCCCTGCAGGCGTTGGCCTTTCGGGTGCTGGTGCAAGGCGCCGCCGACAAAGCCGACGTGGCGGTGACCGCGCTGGCGGACGCCTGCGGATCGGTGGGGATGGCCGGGGGTCAAGCCGTCGACCTGGCGGCGGTTGGCAAAACGCTGACGCTCGATCAGCTTTCCGGGATGCACCGGCTGAAAACCGGCGCCCTCATACGCTGCTCACTGGCGCTCCCGGCGCTGCTCTATAGCGCCGATGCTGCGCACGTAACCGCGCTGACCACCTACGGCGAAGCCGTGGGGCTGGCGTTCCAAATCCATGATGACGTGCTGGACGTCGAGGGCAGCACCGAAGAACTGGGCAAGCCGTCCGGCTCTGATAGCGACAGCAATAAGCCCACCTACCCTGCCTGCATCGGGCTGGACGCCTCCCGGACTATGGCCAACCGGCTGGTGGAGGAAGCCCGGGATCAGCTCACGTTGCTGCCTGGCGACACCGAGCTGCTCGCCTACCTGGCGGGCTTCAGCATCGAACGCCGAAGCTGA
- the crcB gene encoding fluoride efflux transporter CrcB: protein MKAVLLVALGSAIGGASRYGVGLWLTPLAGQRWPYATLAVNVLGALLIGLVAGNAVSEGRWVINENFRLFLMAGVLGGFTTFSAYSLQTLELLQAGYPERALLYALGSVLLCLAGVAAGYWIAT from the coding sequence ATGAAAGCGGTCCTGCTGGTGGCCCTCGGCAGCGCCATCGGCGGTGCCTCCCGCTACGGCGTTGGCTTGTGGCTGACGCCGCTCGCCGGTCAGCGTTGGCCCTACGCAACCCTCGCGGTCAACGTCCTTGGCGCGCTTCTCATCGGTTTGGTGGCGGGTAACGCCGTGTCCGAAGGGCGCTGGGTGATCAACGAAAATTTTCGACTATTCTTAATGGCGGGTGTGCTGGGAGGCTTCACCACCTTTTCTGCCTACAGTCTGCAGACGCTGGAGCTGCTGCAGGCCGGCTACCCGGAGCGAGCGTTGCTGTACGCCCTGGGCTCAGTACTTCTATGTCTGGCGGGGGTAGCCGCCGGCTACTGGATCGCAACTTAA
- the maiA gene encoding maleylacetoacetate isomerase, with amino-acid sequence MKLYSYWRSSAAYRVRIALNLKGLEYDLVPIHLLRDGGEHHRAPFLELNPQGLVPVLTDGGRVYRQSMAILEYLDEAYPEAPLLPSEIRARGRVRSLAQIIACDIHPLNNLRVNMYLDKELGIKGKDRVQWMNYWMTEGFSAFESMLAGSPTTGEFCEGDTPTMADCFLVPQVYNARRYGCDLTPFPLIIDICKRCESLAEFRVAAPENQPDAES; translated from the coding sequence CTGAAGCTTTACTCATACTGGCGCAGCAGCGCCGCCTATCGGGTCAGGATTGCGCTGAATCTCAAGGGACTCGAGTACGACCTGGTGCCGATCCACCTGCTGCGTGACGGGGGAGAACATCATCGGGCGCCCTTTCTCGAGCTGAATCCTCAGGGTCTGGTGCCGGTGTTGACCGATGGTGGGAGGGTCTACCGTCAGTCCATGGCCATTCTGGAGTACCTCGATGAGGCCTATCCCGAAGCGCCTCTGCTGCCGTCAGAGATTCGCGCTCGCGGTCGGGTGCGGTCGCTGGCGCAGATCATCGCCTGCGACATTCACCCGTTGAACAACCTCCGTGTCAACATGTATCTCGACAAGGAGCTGGGCATCAAAGGCAAAGATCGGGTTCAGTGGATGAATTACTGGATGACCGAAGGCTTCTCAGCCTTTGAATCGATGCTGGCCGGCAGCCCCACCACGGGCGAATTCTGCGAGGGTGATACGCCGACGATGGCCGACTGTTTTCTGGTCCCTCAGGTGTACAACGCGCGGCGGTACGGCTGCGATCTCACCCCCTTTCCGCTGATCATCGACATCTGCAAACGCTGCGAGTCGCTGGCGGAGTTTCGGGTAGCCGCCCCGGAAAATCAGCCCGACGCTGAAAGCTGA
- the tilS gene encoding tRNA lysidine(34) synthetase TilS codes for MTDQPVELLQRAFAELKPKRVIVAFSGGPDSTALLLQSIECFRGPLRAVHVNHGIHADSDRWAAHCRDVAEKLDVRFECLAVPSDQLPSQPNEGQLRDARYALLAQALSEDDVLLTAHHADDVAETVLLAALRGGSSHELAGIPRLRPLGRGQVCRPWLAVSRETLIALLKKSDFAWLEDPTNASSEVRRSFLRQHIMPTLAERWPDAAASLAATAQRQSQTAAALDELVDRHLSVHSEPSTSISAEALDPLSLETQVLVLQRWLTTHGVELPPARRLRELLQQRATCADDRHPELSLAKHHLRSYRRHLFLVRHKPQPSSTLNTLRWTPASQPALTLPDGSKLTWQGEEPLSELTVSTGLLRRSVKREGDSQHRNLSKIFQQLGIPPWSRAATPLVFQGELLVQIGNAWRSRRLAAFLSERQQELTWKSV; via the coding sequence GTGACTGACCAGCCCGTCGAGCTACTGCAACGGGCCTTCGCCGAGCTGAAGCCCAAGCGGGTCATCGTCGCCTTCAGCGGGGGGCCGGATTCCACCGCACTGCTGCTGCAATCCATCGAGTGTTTCCGGGGACCTCTGCGCGCGGTCCATGTCAATCACGGCATTCATGCTGATTCGGATCGCTGGGCCGCACACTGTCGCGACGTGGCCGAGAAACTCGATGTACGTTTTGAGTGTTTGGCTGTCCCCAGCGACCAGCTGCCCAGCCAGCCGAACGAAGGTCAGCTGAGGGACGCCCGCTACGCGCTGCTGGCTCAGGCGTTGAGCGAGGACGATGTGCTGCTAACGGCCCACCACGCTGACGACGTGGCCGAAACGGTGCTGCTCGCTGCGCTGCGCGGCGGCAGCAGCCACGAGCTTGCGGGCATCCCGCGCCTCCGACCGCTGGGTAGGGGCCAGGTTTGCCGACCGTGGCTGGCCGTGTCGCGAGAAACGTTGATCGCTCTGCTCAAAAAGTCCGACTTTGCCTGGCTCGAAGACCCGACCAACGCGTCATCCGAGGTGCGGCGCAGCTTTCTGAGACAGCACATCATGCCGACGCTGGCTGAGCGTTGGCCCGACGCGGCAGCCAGTCTCGCCGCCACCGCCCAGCGCCAGAGCCAAACCGCGGCAGCGCTGGACGAGCTCGTCGATCGTCACCTGTCGGTCCACTCGGAGCCATCAACTTCGATCAGCGCAGAGGCACTGGATCCGCTATCACTTGAGACGCAGGTCCTGGTGCTGCAGCGCTGGCTGACAACCCACGGCGTCGAACTACCGCCGGCACGCCGGCTCCGCGAGCTGCTCCAGCAGCGCGCCACCTGCGCCGACGACCGCCACCCCGAACTGTCGCTGGCGAAGCACCACCTGCGGAGCTATCGCCGCCATCTCTTTCTGGTACGCCACAAACCGCAACCGTCCTCCACCCTCAACACGCTGCGTTGGACCCCGGCCAGCCAGCCTGCGTTGACGCTACCCGATGGATCGAAGCTCACCTGGCAGGGCGAGGAGCCGCTGTCCGAGCTCACGGTTTCGACCGGTTTGCTTCGACGCTCGGTGAAGCGGGAGGGTGATAGTCAACACCGAAATTTGAGCAAAATTTTCCAGCAGCTGGGTATTCCACCCTGGTCACGCGCCGCGACCCCCTTGGTCTTTCAGGGTGAACTGTTGGTCCAGATCGGTAACGCGTGGCGCAGCCGACGCCTGGCGGCGTTCCTAAGTGAGCGCCAGCAGGAGCTGACCTGGAAATCGGTGTAG
- a CDS encoding MarR family winged helix-turn-helix transcriptional regulator, with product MPDAFQLESFFPFLLSRLSNRVSAGISETYASRYQLKVSEWRLICLIGCYPGVSAGEVAQRGELDKVAVSRSVATLISRGLIEREFDEVDRRRSMLRLSAAGQAILDDIAPTASAYSNALLEALSTSDREVLERCLDQLWRRARQLESEAAES from the coding sequence ATGCCTGACGCCTTCCAGCTCGAGTCCTTTTTCCCGTTTCTGTTATCCCGCCTGTCCAATCGCGTCAGCGCGGGCATTTCCGAAACCTACGCCTCGCGCTATCAGCTGAAGGTCAGCGAGTGGCGCCTCATTTGTCTAATCGGCTGTTATCCGGGCGTTTCAGCCGGCGAAGTCGCTCAGCGAGGTGAACTCGACAAGGTCGCGGTGAGCCGCTCGGTGGCAACGCTGATCAGTCGAGGCTTGATCGAGCGAGAGTTTGACGAGGTAGACCGACGCCGATCGATGCTGCGCTTGAGCGCCGCAGGCCAGGCGATCCTCGATGACATCGCGCCGACCGCTAGTGCCTACAGCAACGCGCTGCTCGAGGCCCTGAGCACGTCGGATCGGGAGGTTTTGGAACGATGTCTCGATCAGTTGTGGCGGCGGGCACGACAGCTGGAATCAGAGGCGGCTGAATCCTAA
- a CDS encoding DUF924 family protein, translating to MSTEIHPSQVLSYWFGPEPYQERKSLWWGGKKNDAAIIERWRVAVEQALAGGLEEWTATAQGNLALILLSDQLTRNVYRGTAQAFAGDAMARACVARGLERGDLAHYHPLEAVFFLMPLEHHESMESQRQALQLMRELREQCPPELRKILDSNIEYARSHGEIIERFGRFPHRNVALGRPSTPQEAAYLASGGRRFGQ from the coding sequence ATGTCAACTGAGATTCACCCGTCGCAGGTACTGAGTTATTGGTTTGGACCTGAACCATATCAGGAAAGAAAATCGCTTTGGTGGGGCGGGAAGAAAAATGATGCGGCCATCATTGAGCGCTGGCGTGTTGCGGTGGAGCAAGCGCTCGCCGGCGGCCTTGAGGAATGGACCGCAACCGCTCAGGGGAACCTGGCGCTGATCCTTCTCAGCGACCAGCTCACCCGCAACGTTTATCGCGGTACCGCGCAAGCGTTTGCCGGCGATGCAATGGCCCGAGCTTGTGTGGCCCGCGGCCTCGAACGCGGTGACCTCGCCCACTACCACCCGCTGGAGGCGGTGTTTTTCCTGATGCCGCTGGAACACCACGAGTCGATGGAGAGCCAGCGCCAGGCCCTGCAGCTGATGCGTGAGTTGCGGGAACAATGCCCGCCCGAACTCCGGAAAATTCTCGACTCCAACATCGAATATGCGCGGTCTCACGGCGAGATCATCGAGCGTTTTGGGCGTTTCCCCCACCGCAACGTCGCCCTGGGGCGGCCGTCGACACCGCAAGAGGCCGCCTACCTGGCCTCCGGTGGGCGCCGCTTTGGCCAGTAG
- the aceK gene encoding bifunctional isocitrate dehydrogenase kinase/phosphatase, giving the protein MTSVTTSNPKQSLDVMLSDLIFSEFERYGQQFRAITQSSGRRFETRDWAGAQEDARRRIELYDRFVLDTIARIDQVLGAQVSDEALWGKARSHYEDRLGDAIDRELNKTFFNSVSRRRFSTVGVNAALEFAETQLGPTDHVSSRPSILRYPWTGDLRAICQQLLQDYSLGLPWEDRQRCVRRLGDAITSQLAQHGGVSSIRDLEVIRPLFYRNTRAFIVGRICLAEKNLPLLVALENPAPGIRVDWVTTAVDEASSVFSYSRSYFHADLISIADAVKFLKGILPHKPVEELYSILGRAKQAKTERYRGIYRHLQRGEDRFVPAPGIKGMVMAVFTLDSYPVVFKVIRDRFAPPKKVTHQDVKDRYLMVYTHNRAGRLVDAQEFKQLRFPLDRFSEEVLTELREECADSVSVVAGQLVIQHLYIERRLEPLNLYLNRVDAEQQRRIVLDYGQAIRDLAMTDIFPGDLLLKNFGVSRSGRVIFYDYDELCSLDECRFRNVPRARYEFEEFGSDVWYEVAPEDVFPAQFPSFLGLTPSQLAIFRESHEDLLTAAFWNGLKERLGAGEVFDVAPYSGSWYGQSWR; this is encoded by the coding sequence TTGACATCGGTCACCACTTCGAACCCTAAACAATCTCTGGACGTCATGCTCTCGGATCTGATTTTCTCGGAATTTGAGCGGTACGGGCAACAGTTCAGGGCCATAACCCAGAGCAGCGGCCGGCGGTTTGAAACCCGCGACTGGGCCGGCGCGCAGGAAGACGCGCGCCGGCGAATCGAACTCTACGACCGCTTCGTTCTCGATACCATCGCCCGCATCGATCAAGTCCTGGGTGCGCAGGTTAGTGATGAAGCCCTTTGGGGTAAAGCCCGCAGCCATTACGAAGATCGGCTGGGTGACGCTATCGATCGGGAACTGAACAAAACCTTCTTTAACTCGGTGAGTCGTCGTCGGTTCAGCACCGTTGGCGTTAACGCCGCGCTGGAGTTTGCCGAAACTCAGCTTGGTCCCACGGATCATGTCAGCTCCCGGCCCAGCATTCTCCGCTACCCCTGGACCGGCGATCTTCGCGCAATCTGCCAGCAGCTGCTGCAGGATTATTCCCTGGGGCTGCCCTGGGAAGACCGTCAGCGCTGCGTGCGGCGGCTTGGGGACGCTATCACCAGCCAGCTGGCCCAACACGGTGGGGTATCGAGTATTCGCGATCTGGAGGTCATCCGGCCGCTCTTTTATCGCAATACCCGGGCGTTCATCGTCGGGCGAATCTGTCTGGCTGAAAAAAACTTGCCGCTGCTCGTCGCGCTGGAAAACCCGGCGCCGGGGATACGGGTGGACTGGGTCACCACCGCGGTCGACGAGGCGAGCTCGGTTTTCAGCTATTCGCGTTCGTACTTCCACGCTGATCTGATCAGCATCGCGGACGCGGTCAAGTTTCTGAAAGGGATCCTTCCCCACAAACCCGTGGAGGAGCTCTACAGCATCCTGGGGCGTGCCAAGCAGGCGAAGACCGAGCGATACCGAGGCATCTATCGCCATCTGCAGCGGGGCGAAGACCGCTTCGTGCCGGCCCCTGGCATCAAAGGGATGGTGATGGCGGTCTTTACGCTCGATAGCTACCCGGTTGTGTTCAAGGTGATTCGGGATCGCTTTGCCCCGCCTAAGAAAGTCACGCACCAGGACGTCAAAGATCGCTATCTGATGGTCTATACGCACAACCGCGCAGGGCGTTTGGTCGACGCGCAGGAGTTTAAGCAGCTGCGCTTTCCGCTGGATCGCTTCAGCGAGGAGGTGCTCACCGAGCTGCGCGAGGAGTGTGCCGACAGCGTGAGCGTTGTTGCTGGTCAGCTGGTGATCCAGCACCTCTACATCGAGCGTCGGCTAGAGCCGCTTAATCTTTACCTAAATCGCGTCGACGCAGAACAGCAGCGGCGCATTGTGCTGGACTACGGTCAGGCAATCCGCGATTTGGCCATGACCGATATCTTCCCCGGGGATCTGCTGCTGAAAAACTTCGGGGTGTCGCGGAGCGGTCGGGTGATTTTTTATGATTACGACGAGCTTTGCTCGCTCGACGAATGCCGGTTTCGCAACGTCCCACGGGCCCGCTATGAATTCGAGGAGTTTGGGAGCGACGTCTGGTATGAGGTTGCGCCGGAGGACGTCTTTCCGGCCCAGTTCCCGAGCTTTCTCGGTCTAACCCCTTCGCAGCTGGCGATCTTCCGCGAATCCCATGAAGACCTTCTCACCGCCGCCTTCTGGAACGGCTTGAAGGAACGGCTCGGCGCCGGAGAGGTCTTTGATGTGGCCCCCTATTCCGGCAGCTGGTATGGACAGAGCTGGCGCTGA
- the trpS gene encoding tryptophan--tRNA ligase, with amino-acid sequence MSSQSLPRSLTGITTTGTPHLGNYVGAIRPSIEDSLSDATDSFYFLADYHGLIKCDEPERVHQSTLEIAATWLALGLDVDRATFYRQSDVPEIPELTWILGCVCAKGLMNRAHAYKAAVQDNESAGDDPDHEITMGLFSYPVLMAADILMFNATHVPVGKDQSQHIEMARDMAQRFNHRYGEIFTLPEAVIDESAAVLPGLDGRKMSKSYDNTIGLWLNEKQLRKAIMRIVTNSKEPGEPKGTDESALYPIYAPFVSADERQTFAEDLAAGLAWGEAKQRVFERINEVLAPARDRYAQLIEHPAEVEAALAAGAVKARDEAAPLMHAVRRAVGIRSLI; translated from the coding sequence GTGTCTAGCCAGTCTTTGCCCCGGTCGCTGACCGGTATTACCACCACCGGCACACCGCATCTCGGCAACTATGTGGGGGCGATTCGCCCGTCCATCGAAGATAGCCTGAGCGATGCAACCGACTCCTTTTACTTCCTCGCGGATTATCACGGCCTGATCAAGTGTGACGAGCCGGAACGGGTCCACCAGTCCACGCTGGAGATTGCGGCCACCTGGCTGGCGCTGGGGCTCGATGTCGACCGCGCCACGTTCTACCGGCAATCGGACGTTCCGGAGATCCCGGAATTGACCTGGATCCTGGGCTGCGTGTGTGCCAAGGGGTTGATGAACCGCGCCCACGCCTACAAGGCCGCAGTTCAGGACAACGAAAGTGCCGGCGATGATCCCGATCACGAAATCACGATGGGGCTGTTTAGCTACCCGGTGCTGATGGCGGCCGATATTCTGATGTTCAACGCCACGCACGTGCCGGTCGGCAAAGACCAGAGCCAGCACATCGAGATGGCGCGGGACATGGCGCAGCGGTTCAACCATCGCTACGGTGAAATCTTTACGCTCCCCGAGGCGGTCATCGACGAGAGCGCTGCGGTGCTACCGGGTCTTGATGGGCGCAAGATGAGCAAGAGTTATGACAACACGATCGGTCTGTGGCTGAACGAAAAACAGCTTCGCAAGGCGATCATGCGCATAGTCACCAACTCCAAAGAGCCCGGTGAGCCGAAGGGCACCGACGAGTCCGCTCTCTATCCGATCTATGCACCGTTTGTCTCGGCGGATGAGCGACAGACCTTTGCGGAAGACCTAGCCGCCGGCCTGGCCTGGGGCGAGGCTAAACAGCGCGTATTCGAGCGGATCAATGAGGTCCTTGCGCCTGCCCGGGATCGCTATGCCCAGCTGATCGAACATCCCGCGGAAGTTGAGGCTGCGCTGGCCGCTGGCGCCGTCAAGGCCCGAGATGAGGCCGCCCCGCTGATGCACGCGGTGCGCCGAGCGGTGGGAATCCGGTCGCTGATATGA